A stretch of Fusarium poae strain DAOMC 252244 chromosome 2, whole genome shotgun sequence DNA encodes these proteins:
- a CDS encoding hypothetical protein (SECRETED:SignalP(1-16)) has protein sequence MRSAIIIAVGATLAAASSPVQKRDAKECASLAQDFLPKLTDLPTPEGSVLSFIASKTELATFTNSCEFPHVTGTMTKEYSSYVEKLSSWYKDQVSDVSELMAACSDVPEVKSELDKLKENGALCSELSWAKETGSASSSSDDKKDDDSKKDEDNAAGLNTMAAGVVVAVAGIAGVMML, from the coding sequence ATGCGTTCAGCCATCATCATTGCTGTCGGGGCCACCCTCGCTGCCGCTTCTAGCCCTGTCCAAAAGCGCGATGCCAAAGAATGTGCATCACTCGCTCAAGACTTCCTCCCCAAGTTGACCGATCTTCCCACCCCTGAGGGATCGGTTCTAAGCTTCATTGCCAGCAAGACTGAGCTCGCCACCTTCACCAACAGTTGCGAATTCCCCCACGTCACCGGCACTATGACCAAGGAGTACTCTTCCTACGTCGAAAAGCTCAGCTCTTGGTACAAGGACCAAGTTAGCGACGTTTCTGAACTCATGGCGGCTTGTTCCGATGTCCCTGAAGTCAAGTCGGAGCTTGACAAGCTAAAGGAAAACGGCGCTCTTTGCAGCGAACTTTCCTGGGCAAAGGAGACTGGCTCTGCTTCCAGCAGTTCCGACGACAAGAAGGACGATGACAGCAAGAAGGATGAGGACAATGCCGCCGGTCTCAACACCATGGCAGCCGGTGTCGTCGTTGCCGTCGCTGGCATCGCTGGTGTCATGATGCTTTAA
- a CDS encoding hypothetical protein (SECRETED:SignalP(1-14)), whose amino-acid sequence MAFFFLSLLQLSLAYEHRTESENRIIVIITSMCTSYDPRVYDILSRWSFDPAKDASTSSSLQDQSLMTGATALSGDLPQYSEATKTGYNQAYRPFSSVVNKSPILEKDWPGKDVRTIPSGSTPKKSATTNQEASFDVSSLEWPSPPTNLEVFRVIGYRTIFGRGYDEKNEFWVNWKGYPASEGTWMKESLVRQIAPLQVAEFNRERRLSCHRGIYGEMFTRKKAPCCDGKSTSLCEGCIVCGRGCH is encoded by the exons atggccttcttcttcctctcacTACTGCAACTATCTCTCGCCTACGAACATCGTACGGAATCAGAAAACCGAatcattgtcatcatcaCAAGCATGTGTACGTCGTATGATCCTCGTGTCTATGACATCCTGTCGCGCTGGTCGTTTGATCCCGCGAAGGATG CatctacttcttcttctctgcaAGACCAATCCCTGATGACCGGAGCAACAGCATTGAGCGGCGATTTGCCCCAGTACTCCGAGGCGACCAAGACTGGATACAATCAAGCCTACCGTCCATTTTCATCTGTCGTAAATAAGTCGCCTATCCTTGAAAAAGATTGGCCCGGAAAGGATGTCAGAACAATTCCGTCTGGCTCGACTCCCAAGAAGTCTGCTACCACCAATCAAGAAGCTTCCTTCGACGTATCTTCCCTGGAGTGGCCGTCTCCCCCCACCAACCTCGAAGTCTTTCGTGTCATCGGCTATCGTACAATTTTTGGTCGAGGGTACGATGAAAAGAATGAGTTTTGGGTCAATTGGAAGGGATACCCTGCGTCTGAAGGAACATGGATGAAGGAAAGCCTCGTTCGGCAGATTGCGCCCCTGCAAGTTGCGGAGTTCAATCGTGAACGACGGTTATCTTGCCATAGAGGCATCTATGGAGAGATGTTTACCAGGAAGAAAGCTCCATGTTGCGATGGAAAAAGTACTAGTTTGTGTGAAGGGTGTATAGTTTGTGGAAGAGGATGTCACTGA
- a CDS encoding hypothetical protein (TransMembrane:1 (o223-244i)) — protein MSDSQDDSDGTESCLAPLNCADDASAYAVKAWECMDLPWSGSDSPEKILTVIQTIILIVSTEVPAGLCTQAHMKLGFAVRLAQNNKLNMEPDASTPVADREERRRTFWSLFLIDKLISLSRGRFCAIRDEECRVSHYALHDTKTPQVAWSSTSPYATLSSTLLQAEHYFAMDEDTMESLKKRCTVNGALEQNLAGSFIFAKAIFHLTHAKSITELMEMKNQNVLVLTSMYGYCIMIAGTIHALSMNDERENVRKESKEHYRASIESLQDLSRYWAHAALMVKRLERFHHQCETRGQELSPCNSNVERPPGDVKALWQSVDYTSLSTPTRPGSPTSAAHITGQEDWALSGDMFDFTGFGGFAEGVDIFSISLVDGDMMLDGEMPVIGA, from the exons ATGTCCGACTCCCAAGACGATTCAGACGGCACAGAGAGCTGCC TCGCTCCGCTTAACTGTGCCGACGATGCATCAGCCTACGCTGTCAAGGCTTGGGAATGCATGGATCTTCCTTGGAGTGGTTCAGATTCCCCAGAGAAGATTCTTACAGTCATTCAAACCATCATCTTGATTGTGAGTACCGAAGTACCAG CTGGTCTTTGTACTCAGGCTCATATGAAGCTTGGCTTTGCCGTTCGCCTGGCACAGAACAACAAACTGAACATGGAACCTGACGCTTCAACACCAGTTGCAGACCGTGAAGAACGCAGACGAACATTTTGGTCATTATTTCTTATAGACAAGTTGATCAGTCTTTCTCGTGGTCGATTTTGCGCCATCAGGGATGAAGAGT GCCGGGTTTCTCACTATGCGTTGCATGACACCAAGACTCCCCAAGTTGCCTGGTCTTCTACGTCTCCCTACGCCACTCTATCTTCTACTCTTCTCCAGGCCGAGCATTATTTTGCGATGGACGAAGATACTATGGAGAGTCTCAAAAAGCGGTGTACTGTTAACGGTGCCCTTGAACAAAACCTCGCGGGGTCGTTCATTTTCGCCAAGGCCATCTTTCACCT GACACATGCCAAGAGTATCACTGAACTAATGGAGATGAAAAACCAGAATGTTCTGGTGTTGACATCGATGTATGGGTATTGTATCATGATCGCGGGAACGATTCATGCTCTTTCGATGAACGACGAAAGAGAAAATGTCAGGAAGGAGAGCAAGGAGCATTATCGTGCTTCGATTGAATCTCTGCAAGATTTATCGCGCTATTGGGCTCATGCAGCGCTGATG GTCAAACGGCTAGAGAGATTCCACCACCAGTGCGAGACTCGTGGTCAAGAACTATCACCATGTAATTCGAATGTGGAACGGCCGCCTGGAGATGTCAAAGCACTGTGGCAGAGCGTCGACTACACGTCGTTGTCAACCCCGACAAGACCTGGAAGTCCAACATCGGCAGCGCACATTACGGGTCAGGAAGATTGGGCGCTATCTGGAGATATGTTTGACTTTACTGGCTTTGGTGGGTTTGCTGAGGGTGTGGATATATTTAGTATCTCTCTTGTTGATGGCGATATGATGTTGGATGGCGAGATGCCAGTAATAGGTGCTTGA
- a CDS encoding hypothetical protein (SECRETED:SignalP(1-17)~CAZy:CE5) — MRFQMIPLLAVASCATASPIEHEPRAAGCSSYTIINTRGTGEVQGASSGFRTMNSRITSQVSGGKIYNTVYPADFSQNSASGTRDIVRKVNSVLSSNPNECFILEGYSQGAAATVNAMSQLTGSAKDAVKGVFLIGNPLHKRGLECNVDNKGGDTTKNVSGISAFGGGGIPQDWVSKTLDVCIYGDGVCDTTHGSGINGPHLQYPRDSSTQNLGTEYVVKQLTGSS; from the exons ATGCGTTTCCAGATGATCCCCCTTCTCGCCGTCGCCAGCTGTGCGACTGCAAGCCCCATCGAGCATGAGCCTCGCGCAGCAGGTTGTAGCTCAtacaccatcatcaacaccagAGGAACCGGTGAGGTTCAAGGCGCCTCATCTGGTTTCAGAACCATGAACTCTCGAATCACTTCTCAAGTCTCTGGTGGAAAGATTTACAATACTGTATACCCTGCCGACTTTAGCCAGAACTCGGCATCAGGAACTCGCGACATTGTCAGGAAGGTCAACAGCGTCCTGTCTTCCAACCCCAACGAGTGCTTCATTCTCGAAGGCTACTCTCAGGGTGCTGCCGCTACCGTCAACGCTATGTCGCAGCTGACTGGAAGCGCCAAGGATGCTGTCAAGGGTGTCTTCCTCATCGGTAACCCGCTACACAAGAGAGGTCTTGAGTGCAACGTAGACAACAAGGGTGGCGACACTACCAAGAACGTGAGCGGAATTTCGGCTTTCGGAGGTGGTGGCATTCCTCAGGactgggtctcaaagactcTCGATGTTTGCATTTAT GGTGATGGTGTTTGCGATACCACTCACGGTTCCGGTATCAATGGACCCCATCTGCAGTACCCTAGGGATTCGTCCACTCAGAACCTCGGAACTGAGTATGTTGTTAAGCAGCTGACTGGCTCCAGCTAG